One Mangifera indica cultivar Alphonso chromosome 4, CATAS_Mindica_2.1, whole genome shotgun sequence genomic region harbors:
- the LOC123214613 gene encoding cytochrome P450 78A5-like, producing MKLYCMLAVGFCFLFLCFVDSQRAPWPFGLTVFSLLSLFPFFLKSWLVPGGFAWRNHHEKSPQLRGPIGWPVLGTLPEMGSLAHRKLAAMAASLGATRLMAFSLGATRVIISSHPDTAREILSGSSFSDRPIKESARSLMFERAIGFAPSGKYWRHLRRIAANHMFSPKRISGLEELRQRLANEMLVKVREDMEKRGVVILREILQKGSLSNILESVFGRCESVEREELGFMVKEGYELIAKFNWEDYFPVRLLDLYGVKRRCHELASKVNTIVGQIIQARKQNQTDEFNGGNDFLSALLSLPKEDQLTDTNMVAILWEMIFRGTDTVAILLEWIMARIVLHQDVQTKVQHEIDTCVGLERQVQDFDIPNLPYLQAIVKEVLRLHPPGPLLSWARLAIHDVHVDKVFVPAGTTAMVNMWAITHDPSIWKDPYAFKPERFMENDNNNMSIMGSDLRLAPFGSGRRVCPGKALGLATVQLWLARLLHQFRWLPMQPVDLSETLRLSLEMKKPLACRAVPRLA from the exons atgaAGCTTTATTGCATGTTAGCAGTCGGCTTTTGCTTCTTGTTCCTTTGTTTTGTAGACTCTCAAAGAGCTCCATGGCCTTTCGGTCTGACTGTGTTTTCACTCCTCTCGCTTTTCCCGTTCTTTCTTAAGTCTTGGCTTGTTCCTGGAGGCTTTGCATGGAGGAACCACCATGAAAAGTCTCCCCAACTTCGGGGTCCAATTGGTTGGCCTGTGCTGGGGACTTTACCTGAAATGGGTTCACTTGCTCATCGTAAATTAGCCGCCATGGCGGCTTCCCTGGGTGCAACTAGACTCATGGCATTCAGTCTAGGGGCAACACGCGTGATCATCAGTAGCCACCCAGACACTGCGAGGGAAATCCTATCAGGGTCTTCATTTTCTGACCGTCCGATCAAGGAATCAGCTCGTTCACTGATGTTTGAGCGTGCCATTGGCTTTGCTCCCTCCGGAAAATACTGGCGTCACCTACGTAGAATTGCCGCCAATCACATGTTCTCCCCAAAGAGAATCTCGGGATTAGAGGAGTTACGACAGCGTTTAGCCAATGAAATGCTGGTTAAAGTTCGTGAAGACATGGAGAAGAGAGGAGTTGTGATACTCAGAGAGATATTGCAAAAAGGGTCTTTAAGCAATATACTGGAGAGTGTGTTTGGGAGATGTGAATCTGTAGAGAGAGAAGAGTTAGGGTTTATGGTAAAAGAAGGGTACGAGTTAATAGCAAAGTTCAACTGGGAAGATTACTTTCCGGTGAGACTTTTGGACTTGTATGGAGTAAAAAGAAGGTGCCATGAATTGGCAAGTAAGGTTAATACAATTGTGGGACAAATTATTCaagcaagaaaacaaaatcagaCTGATGAGTTCAATGGTGGAAATGACTTCCTTTCTGCATTGCTCTCTTTGCCTAAAGAAGATCAGTTGACTGATACAAATATGGTGGCCATTTTGTGG GAGATGATTTTTCGAGGGACAGACACTGTGGCTATACTGCTTGAATGGATCATGGCGAGGATAGTTTTACATCAAGACGTCCAAACAAAAGTTCAACATGAGATTGACACGTGCGTCGGCCTTGAAAGGCAGGTGCAGGATTTTGACATCCCCAACCTCCCTTACCTTCAAGCCATTGTCAAAGAAGTTCTACGTCTGCACCCTCCAGGCCCTTTACTCTCCTGGGCACGCCTCGCCATTCATGATGTTCACGTGGACAAAGTTTTTGTGCCAGCTGGCACAACGGCAATGGTCAACATGTGGGCCATAACCCATGACCCCTCCATCTGGAAGGACCCATATGCTTTCAAGCCTGAACGATTCATGGAAAACGACAACAACAACATGTCTATCATGGGTTCGGATTTAAGGCTTGCACCATTTGGCTCGGGTCGCAGGGTTTGTCCTGGAAAGGCATTAGGCTTAGCCACCGTGCAACTGTGGCTTGCCCGGCTTCTCCATCAGTTCAGGTGGCTTCCGATGCAGCCCGTTGATCTCTCGGAGACCTTGAGGCTCTCTCTTGAAATGAAGAAACCGCTTGCATGCCGTGCGGTTCCCCGGCTAGCTTAA